A genome region from Fervidobacterium changbaicum includes the following:
- the iscB gene encoding RNA-guided endonuclease IscB: MVFVLDKNKKPLMPCSEKRARQLLSRGRAVVHKMHPFTIRLKDRTVQQSQLQPLRLKLDPGAKTTGVAVLREDGDVAETVFLCEIHHKTDIKQKLDARCAVRRSRRNRKTRYRKPRFLNRRRPEGWLPPSLKARVDQLINAVRKLTKLLPISAISIEDAKFDTQKLQNPETSGIEYQRGTLFGYEVREYLLEKWGRKCAYCGRSDVPLEIDHIVPRSRGGTDRVSNLTLACRECNQKKGNKTAAEFGYPHVEEQARQTYKQAAFMNSIRSYLSKSLSSFGIPVEYGTGALTKANRIRLGFPKEHYFDACCVGESTPSEIRITQRYVQIWRAVGRGTRQMCNTDKFGFPRGHRQRRKKHFGFQTGDIVKAIVPRGKYAGIWVGAVAVRASGFFDIKDKNGKRVCQGIRYKYCNLIQTADGWQYSKTKTNYSISHTTEVACL; this comes from the coding sequence ATGGTGTTTGTGTTAGACAAAAACAAAAAGCCTCTGATGCCCTGTTCAGAAAAGCGCGCAAGACAGTTACTAAGCCGTGGCAGAGCGGTAGTCCACAAAATGCATCCGTTCACTATACGTCTAAAAGACAGAACAGTACAGCAAAGTCAGTTGCAACCATTAAGGCTAAAACTTGACCCTGGCGCAAAAACTACAGGAGTAGCAGTTTTGCGAGAAGACGGCGACGTAGCAGAAACAGTTTTTCTTTGCGAGATACACCACAAGACAGACATAAAGCAAAAACTTGATGCCAGATGTGCTGTTCGTCGAAGCAGAAGAAACAGAAAGACTAGATATCGAAAGCCTAGGTTTCTAAATCGCAGACGGCCTGAAGGGTGGCTGCCACCATCGCTCAAAGCAAGAGTAGACCAGCTTATAAATGCGGTAAGGAAACTGACAAAGCTGTTGCCAATAAGTGCAATATCCATCGAAGATGCAAAGTTTGATACTCAAAAGTTGCAAAATCCAGAGACTTCTGGCATCGAGTATCAACGAGGTACGCTTTTTGGCTACGAGGTAAGGGAATATCTTTTGGAAAAGTGGGGACGAAAGTGTGCGTACTGTGGTAGAAGCGATGTGCCACTGGAAATCGACCACATCGTACCAAGGTCAAGAGGTGGAACAGATAGAGTATCAAACCTAACACTTGCTTGCCGTGAGTGTAACCAAAAGAAGGGCAACAAAACAGCTGCTGAGTTTGGATACCCACATGTTGAAGAGCAGGCAAGACAAACATACAAGCAAGCAGCATTCATGAACTCGATACGCTCATATCTGAGCAAATCATTAAGCAGTTTTGGAATACCAGTTGAATACGGAACAGGAGCGCTAACAAAGGCAAATCGCATTCGTCTGGGGTTTCCCAAAGAGCACTATTTCGATGCATGTTGTGTTGGTGAGAGTACACCGAGTGAGATTCGTATAACACAAAGGTATGTGCAAATATGGCGTGCAGTTGGTCGTGGAACAAGGCAGATGTGTAATACAGATAAGTTTGGTTTCCCACGTGGGCATAGACAAAGACGTAAGAAACACTTTGGTTTTCAAACTGGAGATATAGTTAAAGCTATTGTGCCACGAGGAAAGTACGCTGGCATTTGGGTAGGTGCAGTAGCAGTGAGAGCAAGCGGATTTTTCGACATTAAGGATAAAAATGGCAAAAGGGTATGTCAGGGAATAAGATATAAGTACTGCAATCTGATTCAAACAGCCGATGGTTGGCAATATAGCAAGACAAAAACAAACTATTCTATATCTCACACAACTGAAGTCGCGTGCCTCTAA
- a CDS encoding DUF4258 domain-containing protein codes for MDKYVLLTPHVYERMIERGITIEELIEMLESKDSQAIMQRNFRIKITNGRIAAILQLSSGVLYVITVFKEGRKG; via the coding sequence TTGGATAAGTACGTACTATTAACACCACATGTATACGAAAGGATGATTGAAAGGGGAATAACCATCGAGGAATTGATAGAAATGCTCGAATCGAAAGATTCACAAGCGATAATGCAAAGGAATTTCAGAATCAAGATAACCAACGGCAGAATTGCGGCAATTCTTCAACTTTCCAGCGGTGTTTTGTACGTTATAACGGTGTTTAAGGAAGGTAGGAAGGGTTAG
- a CDS encoding PQQ-binding-like beta-propeller repeat protein: MKKVTISVFVLIVVFILSSCVLFQDTIPPSVNLTLSYTVAKPNVKVSATVEFSDNDVVDRIELYSGSSLIQVRTVGKKSGTEVFELTEIPIEEGIIKDVSVVAKVYDKVGNAKLSNQATLTLDFRKPVITIKNEYVGYFVDVEVQKGPKLIKIEIYCNNGKIEEIETQISEGVVRIPVSIPDNSTEILVKAESEFGIFGQATKTIIVDKVAPQVSIPTVISAPYVSGTITIDITASDDNLDKVEYYLNSSKIGEKKSGPFSISIDTAKYPDGAYTFKAKAYDKAGNSSEASISFIIDNNPPSVSIKSLTSEAYISGTKNIEVSAEDGNGIKKVELYLNNNKVGEATSSPYIFNLNTSGYSNGQYTLKAVAYDIFDKRSETSIQTYIDNTPPTVSIVSPSSGEVVVGIVEVRVNASDNYGLSKLELYLDYSKVGEKTTEPYLFTIDTRSYISGTSTLKAIAYDLAGNKKEASINITIQKPLPGDIIWKFKTGGSIASCPAIDTSWSRKAIYFGSDDGYLYALSFDGQMKWRYKTNDWVHMSPVVDTDGTIYVGSDDGYLYAVKPDGTLKWKTPVGDWVRSSPALYYSTLYVANRGGEIYAIRTYDGTKKWRVQIGSSIYSSPAVGKDGTIYIGSGNGKLYAIDDWDGETLWEFKTNGSIQSSPAIDNYGTVYIGSDDGCVYAVRPNGTLKWQVQTGDWVRSSPVIGSNGTVYVGSDDGYLYAINSDGIIKWTSKTNGYIRTAPVVGSDGTIYVASNDGYVYAVSSSGKEKWRRSVGYVPSSATLDDDGTLYIGANDGYLYWIQTNSTSGLARSDWPKFKRDLRNTGYVWSY, from the coding sequence ATGAAGAAGGTCACCATCTCGGTGTTTGTATTAATAGTGGTATTTATTCTATCTTCGTGTGTCCTGTTTCAAGATACCATTCCTCCGAGTGTTAATCTAACACTTAGTTATACTGTTGCCAAGCCAAACGTCAAAGTATCTGCGACCGTTGAGTTTTCCGACAACGATGTTGTAGACAGAATAGAACTCTATTCTGGTAGTAGCCTTATACAAGTAAGAACAGTTGGTAAAAAGTCCGGAACAGAAGTCTTTGAACTTACAGAAATTCCCATTGAGGAAGGGATTATTAAAGATGTTAGCGTTGTAGCTAAAGTTTACGACAAAGTTGGCAATGCAAAACTGTCCAATCAAGCGACGTTGACACTTGATTTCCGAAAGCCAGTAATAACGATTAAAAATGAGTACGTAGGATACTTTGTGGATGTGGAGGTCCAGAAAGGTCCAAAACTTATTAAAATAGAGATCTATTGCAATAATGGAAAAATTGAAGAGATAGAAACACAGATATCTGAAGGAGTTGTAAGAATTCCAGTTTCTATACCTGACAACAGCACGGAGATTCTTGTGAAAGCGGAAAGTGAGTTCGGCATCTTTGGACAAGCAACTAAGACGATAATTGTTGATAAAGTAGCACCGCAGGTGAGTATTCCAACTGTTATAAGTGCACCTTACGTTAGTGGCACGATTACAATAGATATCACTGCATCTGATGATAACTTGGACAAAGTAGAGTACTACCTCAACAGTTCGAAAATTGGAGAGAAGAAGTCTGGACCGTTTTCTATCAGTATCGATACAGCAAAGTATCCAGATGGAGCATATACTTTTAAAGCTAAAGCGTACGATAAAGCAGGTAATTCAAGCGAAGCGTCTATATCTTTCATCATAGATAACAACCCACCGAGTGTATCGATAAAATCACTGACATCCGAAGCGTACATCTCGGGAACGAAAAATATAGAGGTCTCTGCGGAGGACGGAAACGGTATTAAAAAGGTGGAGTTATATTTGAATAACAACAAAGTTGGTGAAGCTACCTCGTCACCCTACATTTTCAATCTAAACACTTCTGGCTATTCGAATGGACAGTACACTTTAAAAGCGGTTGCATACGATATTTTCGACAAACGCAGTGAAACAAGTATTCAGACATATATTGATAACACACCACCTACTGTTAGTATCGTTTCACCTTCAAGTGGTGAAGTTGTTGTTGGGATAGTTGAGGTTCGTGTCAATGCATCGGATAACTACGGACTTAGCAAATTGGAGTTGTATTTAGACTATTCAAAAGTTGGTGAAAAAACAACTGAGCCGTACTTGTTCACAATCGACACCAGGAGTTACATTTCCGGTACCTCAACTTTGAAGGCAATAGCTTATGATTTGGCAGGAAATAAAAAAGAAGCAAGTATCAATATAACTATTCAAAAACCTCTACCGGGGGATATTATTTGGAAGTTTAAAACAGGTGGAAGTATAGCGAGCTGTCCTGCAATTGATACAAGCTGGAGCAGAAAGGCAATTTACTTTGGCAGTGACGATGGGTATTTGTATGCACTATCGTTCGATGGACAGATGAAGTGGAGGTATAAAACAAACGACTGGGTACACATGTCACCTGTTGTTGATACGGATGGGACAATTTACGTGGGAAGTGATGATGGGTATCTTTATGCTGTCAAACCAGACGGTACTCTCAAATGGAAAACACCTGTTGGGGATTGGGTGAGATCTTCTCCTGCTTTGTACTACTCAACTCTTTATGTTGCAAACAGAGGTGGAGAAATTTATGCTATACGCACATACGATGGAACGAAAAAATGGCGAGTTCAAATCGGCTCTTCAATATACTCTTCACCCGCTGTAGGAAAGGATGGAACGATTTACATAGGTAGTGGTAATGGAAAACTGTATGCTATTGACGATTGGGATGGAGAGACATTGTGGGAATTTAAAACCAACGGCTCTATTCAATCCTCCCCAGCAATCGACAACTATGGAACAGTATATATAGGCAGTGATGATGGCTGTGTTTATGCAGTAAGACCAAATGGTACGCTAAAATGGCAGGTTCAAACTGGTGACTGGGTGCGTTCTTCACCTGTGATTGGTTCTAACGGAACGGTTTATGTAGGTAGTGACGATGGCTATCTTTATGCGATTAATAGTGATGGAATTATAAAATGGACATCCAAAACCAACGGCTATATACGAACCGCTCCTGTAGTTGGTTCGGATGGGACGATATATGTTGCAAGTAACGACGGATACGTATATGCGGTTTCCTCCAGCGGAAAAGAAAAGTGGAGAAGGTCCGTTGGTTACGTTCCCTCTTCAGCAACACTAGACGATGATGGGACTCTTTACATTGGAGCAAATGATGGATACCTATACTGGATTCAAACAAATTCTACATCAGGTCTGGCACGCAGCGATTGGCCGAAGTTTAAGAGAGATTTAAGAAATACAGGATACGTCTGGAGTTACTAA
- a CDS encoding redoxin domain-containing protein: MIQSRFRLIPQFVLKDEDGNDFSWKNLLGRYTVVYFYPKANTPGCTLEGLDFTKLIDEFNGNVVGISPDDCKAIASFKSKKGLKVKLLSDPDKAVAEQFGVVKDGKLIRSTFIVDPWGRIRKEWIKVNVNGHAEEVLQEYKRIIQEDQALNDNILLRRALRGVRPDPVEDEKIETLIKAAHLAPSCMNKQPWRFLVVRTKENLEKLHSTLSEGNYWMKHAPVMIIVYTDDELGCQLSDRRNYALFDTGTAVGLLLAQATQMGLIAHPVAGYDPIKVKELFEIKGVVITLIAVGYWGNIDMLNEKHLAAEFSERIRKPVEEIAKYI, from the coding sequence ATGATTCAATCACGTTTCAGACTCATTCCCCAATTCGTTCTGAAAGATGAGGACGGAAACGATTTTTCTTGGAAGAACCTTTTGGGAAGGTACACAGTGGTGTATTTCTATCCAAAGGCAAATACTCCCGGGTGCACATTGGAAGGTTTAGACTTCACAAAGTTAATCGATGAATTCAACGGCAATGTTGTAGGTATCTCACCTGATGACTGCAAAGCTATCGCCAGCTTTAAATCAAAGAAAGGTCTAAAGGTAAAATTGCTGTCAGATCCGGACAAAGCAGTAGCAGAGCAATTCGGAGTTGTAAAGGACGGCAAGCTTATAAGATCCACATTCATAGTCGACCCTTGGGGAAGAATCAGAAAAGAATGGATTAAAGTCAACGTGAATGGCCATGCAGAGGAAGTTTTGCAAGAGTACAAAAGAATAATTCAAGAAGATCAGGCGCTTAATGATAACATACTACTCAGAAGGGCGCTCAGAGGTGTAAGACCAGATCCTGTCGAAGATGAAAAGATAGAAACGCTCATAAAAGCTGCTCACCTTGCACCTTCCTGCATGAACAAACAACCTTGGCGGTTTCTTGTTGTAAGAACGAAAGAAAATCTCGAGAAGTTGCACTCCACACTCTCAGAAGGTAACTACTGGATGAAACACGCACCTGTTATGATAATAGTTTACACAGATGATGAACTTGGCTGTCAGTTGAGCGACAGGAGAAACTACGCGTTATTTGATACAGGCACAGCCGTTGGATTGCTTTTGGCTCAAGCAACCCAAATGGGACTGATTGCACACCCGGTTGCCGGTTACGACCCCATCAAAGTCAAAGAGCTATTCGAGATCAAAGGAGTGGTTATAACCCTCATTGCTGTTGGCTATTGGGGAAATATTGATATGTTGAATGAAAAACACTTAGCAGCGGAATTTAGCGAGAGAATCCGCAAACCGGTTGAAGAAATTGCAAAGTATATTTAA
- a CDS encoding thiamine pyrophosphate-dependent enzyme, with protein sequence MSSAFDPKIYDIPDADIAWCPGCGNFGIINELKTALAQLQLDPTQVVLVSGIGQAAKMPQYVKANMFNGLHGRSLPAAVAIKMVNPNLVVIAESGDGCTYGEGGNHFIHTIRKNPDITNIVHDNQIYGLTKGQASPTTARGQVTTLQFDGVMVDPFNPIAVAVALDASFVARSFSGNFQLTVELIKMAIKHKGYALIDILQPCVTFNKVNTYQWYRENTYLLPDSYDPTDRQAAFKIATDNSKLALGVIYVNPNKPVYEEQLAPYENDKTPVALRGLEV encoded by the coding sequence ATGAGTAGTGCGTTTGATCCAAAGATATACGATATACCGGATGCAGATATCGCATGGTGTCCAGGTTGCGGGAATTTTGGAATAATCAACGAATTGAAAACAGCACTTGCACAGCTTCAGCTTGATCCAACCCAAGTTGTTCTGGTTTCAGGTATAGGTCAAGCTGCAAAGATGCCGCAGTATGTTAAAGCCAACATGTTCAACGGCTTACATGGAAGATCACTGCCGGCAGCTGTTGCTATCAAGATGGTCAATCCAAACCTTGTTGTCATCGCAGAAAGTGGAGATGGATGTACGTACGGTGAAGGTGGTAATCATTTTATACATACAATAAGGAAGAATCCGGATATAACAAATATCGTCCACGATAACCAAATATACGGATTAACAAAAGGACAGGCCTCACCAACGACCGCTCGCGGCCAAGTAACAACACTCCAGTTCGATGGAGTAATGGTTGATCCATTCAATCCCATTGCTGTTGCCGTTGCACTCGATGCTTCTTTTGTTGCCCGAAGCTTTTCGGGAAATTTCCAACTGACAGTTGAACTCATCAAGATGGCAATTAAGCACAAAGGTTACGCACTCATCGATATACTCCAACCGTGCGTGACGTTCAACAAAGTGAACACTTACCAGTGGTACAGAGAAAACACATATCTGCTACCGGACAGTTATGATCCAACCGATAGGCAAGCTGCGTTTAAGATTGCAACAGATAATTCTAAGCTCGCACTGGGGGTTATATACGTAAACCCGAACAAACCTGTGTACGAAGAGCAACTTGCTCCATACGAAAACGATAAAACACCTGTTGCATTGAGGGGGTTGGAGGTATGA
- a CDS encoding 2-oxoacid:acceptor oxidoreductase subunit alpha has translation MEKKSEISIVLSGAAGQGIQAVEHILTRVAKDSGFHVFATKEYMSRVRGGNNSTEIRISSQPVKAYVDRIDILVPLNDNAIERLRSRITDETLILGEKRYVEKEKNSIGLMLEEIAESFGNKIYENSVAIGVLAGIINADENALVNNIRAYFLKKSEEVVKANINAALKGYEIGKSLGLKFEITPSEEVKKQYLLNGSEAVAKGAIAGGCNFISSYPMSPATTVFTELSRLSRQHGILVDQAEDEIAAANMAIAAWYAGARAMVSTSGGGFALMTEAISLSGMIETPIVVHLGQRPGPATGLPTRTEQGDLNLVLYAGHGDFPRIIYAPGNLCEAYELGARAFNMADKYQVPVFVLTDQYFLDSFYNVDEMPQAKIERYIIKTDENYKRYALTDDGISPRGIPGYGKGLVRVDSDEHDEYGHITESAEVRRKMVEKRLKKMEKILQDAVPPKLFGSEDYKYLIVTWGSTQLIVREALERLGKKDVAMLHFSQVYPVPPIAENYFKKAEKIIFLEQNAIGQFANLIKLTFDGVDTRRRILKYDGFPFSVEQVVEAISKEVE, from the coding sequence ATGGAAAAGAAAAGCGAGATTTCGATTGTATTGAGTGGTGCCGCAGGGCAAGGTATTCAAGCGGTTGAGCATATTCTGACAAGAGTTGCAAAAGATTCTGGATTTCATGTGTTTGCAACAAAAGAGTACATGTCACGAGTTCGAGGAGGTAACAACTCAACCGAGATACGTATCTCTTCCCAACCAGTGAAAGCCTACGTCGATAGAATAGACATTCTCGTACCGCTAAACGACAACGCCATAGAGAGGTTAAGAAGCCGTATCACAGATGAAACGCTCATTCTTGGTGAAAAGAGGTATGTAGAGAAGGAAAAGAACTCGATAGGTCTGATGCTTGAGGAAATCGCTGAGAGTTTTGGGAACAAGATATACGAAAACTCTGTAGCGATAGGTGTTCTCGCAGGGATTATAAACGCCGATGAGAATGCACTGGTGAACAACATAAGGGCTTATTTTTTAAAGAAATCAGAAGAGGTCGTTAAGGCAAACATCAACGCGGCACTCAAAGGATATGAAATAGGGAAGTCACTTGGCCTAAAGTTCGAAATCACCCCTTCCGAGGAAGTCAAAAAGCAATATCTTTTAAACGGCTCCGAAGCTGTTGCAAAAGGTGCAATAGCTGGCGGCTGCAATTTCATATCATCCTATCCAATGTCGCCTGCAACAACGGTCTTTACGGAACTCTCGAGGCTTTCACGACAACATGGGATTCTTGTGGACCAAGCAGAGGACGAGATTGCCGCAGCAAACATGGCAATAGCCGCTTGGTACGCTGGAGCAAGGGCGATGGTTTCGACATCCGGTGGAGGATTCGCATTAATGACAGAAGCTATTAGCTTGTCAGGTATGATCGAAACACCCATCGTTGTTCACCTCGGCCAAAGACCTGGACCAGCAACCGGGCTGCCAACAAGAACAGAACAAGGTGATTTGAACTTAGTGCTGTACGCTGGGCATGGTGATTTCCCGAGGATTATCTATGCACCTGGGAATTTGTGCGAGGCGTATGAACTTGGTGCAAGAGCGTTCAACATGGCTGATAAATACCAAGTCCCAGTCTTCGTACTCACAGACCAGTACTTCCTCGATTCCTTCTACAATGTAGACGAAATGCCGCAAGCGAAGATAGAACGGTACATAATTAAAACAGACGAAAATTACAAGCGATACGCATTAACCGATGATGGCATATCACCGCGTGGAATTCCAGGATACGGAAAGGGATTGGTGAGAGTTGATAGTGATGAACATGACGAATATGGACACATAACAGAAAGTGCTGAGGTAAGAAGGAAAATGGTGGAAAAACGTTTGAAGAAGATGGAGAAAATACTCCAGGACGCTGTGCCACCGAAACTTTTCGGAAGTGAAGATTACAAATACTTAATCGTCACGTGGGGTTCTACTCAACTGATTGTAAGAGAAGCTCTCGAACGGCTCGGAAAAAAAGACGTCGCAATGCTCCACTTTTCTCAAGTCTATCCGGTACCTCCAATTGCGGAGAATTACTTTAAAAAAGCAGAGAAGATTATATTCCTTGAACAAAACGCAATAGGTCAGTTTGCTAACTTGATAAAACTAACGTTCGACGGTGTAGATACGCGCAGAAGAATCTTGAAATACGACGGATTCCCATTCTCTGTCGAGCAAGTTGTTGAAGCGATTTCCAAGGAGGTTGAGTAA
- a CDS encoding 2-oxoacid:acceptor oxidoreductase family protein has protein sequence MTKFTAFNIFLIGVGGQGIGLLSEILIRAIDYSGQRCIGVDTHGLAQRGGVVSSHIKIGDVNSPLVLPGDVNLALALERHEAARALNYLKDNGILVYYNTSWQPLPVRLGKEPEIKEEEIESTARQRNISVFKVKYALPDSRMQNIALLGVVAKNNLVPGVEPKHYLMAMEDLMSERVYSANKEIFESILEAR, from the coding sequence ATGACGAAATTCACTGCGTTCAATATCTTTTTAATCGGTGTCGGTGGTCAAGGTATCGGATTGTTGAGCGAGATACTTATCCGTGCGATAGATTACAGTGGTCAAAGGTGTATCGGTGTTGACACGCATGGTTTAGCACAAAGAGGAGGCGTTGTTTCGTCGCATATTAAGATTGGCGATGTAAATTCTCCGCTCGTTCTACCGGGCGATGTGAATTTAGCACTCGCACTTGAAAGACACGAAGCCGCTCGTGCTCTGAACTATCTGAAAGATAATGGAATACTTGTCTATTACAACACATCCTGGCAACCACTACCAGTGAGGCTTGGTAAAGAACCAGAGATAAAAGAGGAAGAAATCGAAAGCACAGCAAGGCAGAGGAATATATCAGTTTTCAAAGTCAAATACGCTCTTCCCGATTCAAGAATGCAGAACATCGCATTACTCGGTGTTGTTGCGAAAAATAACTTAGTTCCCGGTGTAGAACCAAAACACTATTTGATGGCAATGGAGGATCTAATGAGTGAACGCGTCTATAGTGCAAACAAAGAAATTTTTGAGAGTATTTTGGAGGCGAGATAG
- a CDS encoding thiamine pyrophosphate-dependent enzyme, whose translation MKSLGEVLIQRGPFSEIVIGNSAIVRAMLESGVKVVTSYPGSPTPEIAEAINSIPKDKNPLYFEFSTNEKVALELAFGAAVNGYTSCVFFKSVGMNVVADSFVQLSMMEIPGGMVIVTGDDPGANSSQNEQDNRHYARLSYTPIFEPKDAQEVYEMFKKAVEYSRKLRSPVVLRLTTHTAHFKQKVSFGVYEPSPTGEPLFDPNANGPYIPIAQNVPVMKRRALEKLLRWQEISENYAFLQGNGSDVGIITAGLPYLSLLDVLGESAKKVDILRLGMVYPLPRKAISEFLRKHKVVKILEELDNFIEEKVKAIAYEERIDVEIVGKTDIEDWIGEYTPEKVYSVMSKFSPELVRKVEKPVKFVRVVNRPPQLCPGCGHRPVFYVLSKLLREKDISVADIGCHTLGFLEPYKVGQILLSMGHSTGTASGLSMFNKDRKVVAFLGDSTFFHAGLPGIINAVFNKHNFTLVVMENGTTAMTGHQDHPGKAIKIRQILEAIGVKHIWEVDTYQQDKLEEILKTALETPEFNVVIAKHPCMLKFTRERRRKGIIKVPQMKVTNRCTLAGVCITKFACPSFQRADDGSIFVHEDLCIGDGSCMVVCPSGALEFEKIETGGGAK comes from the coding sequence ATGAAGAGCTTAGGGGAGGTTTTGATACAACGAGGTCCATTTTCCGAGATAGTTATTGGTAATTCTGCAATTGTTCGGGCAATGCTTGAAAGTGGTGTTAAAGTGGTCACCTCGTATCCTGGCTCTCCCACGCCAGAAATAGCGGAAGCGATCAATTCTATACCTAAAGACAAAAATCCTCTTTACTTTGAATTTTCAACAAACGAGAAAGTAGCACTCGAATTGGCATTTGGAGCGGCGGTGAATGGATATACATCGTGCGTGTTCTTTAAAAGTGTAGGAATGAACGTTGTTGCGGATTCGTTTGTCCAGCTCAGTATGATGGAAATTCCCGGCGGGATGGTAATTGTAACCGGCGATGATCCAGGAGCGAACAGTTCACAAAACGAACAGGACAACAGGCACTACGCAAGGCTCTCATACACACCTATCTTCGAACCGAAGGATGCGCAGGAAGTCTATGAGATGTTCAAAAAGGCTGTGGAATACTCAAGAAAGCTGCGTTCTCCCGTTGTTCTTCGCTTGACAACCCACACCGCACACTTTAAACAGAAGGTCAGTTTTGGAGTTTACGAACCATCCCCAACTGGTGAACCTCTCTTCGATCCAAACGCCAACGGACCTTACATCCCAATAGCGCAGAACGTACCTGTAATGAAAAGAAGGGCACTTGAGAAACTCCTAAGGTGGCAGGAGATATCTGAAAATTACGCTTTCTTGCAAGGTAATGGGAGCGACGTTGGTATCATAACCGCTGGGCTTCCTTATCTTTCGTTACTGGATGTTCTTGGTGAAAGCGCAAAGAAGGTTGATATATTAAGGCTGGGAATGGTTTACCCACTCCCCAGAAAAGCGATTTCGGAATTTCTCAGAAAGCACAAGGTAGTGAAAATCCTTGAAGAACTCGATAATTTTATAGAAGAAAAGGTGAAAGCCATCGCCTATGAGGAAAGAATTGACGTCGAGATAGTTGGGAAAACCGATATTGAGGACTGGATAGGTGAATACACGCCTGAGAAGGTTTACTCTGTTATGTCCAAATTCTCACCTGAGCTGGTAAGGAAAGTTGAAAAGCCAGTAAAGTTCGTTCGTGTTGTCAACCGCCCACCTCAGCTTTGTCCAGGCTGCGGTCACAGGCCGGTCTTTTACGTTTTATCGAAACTTTTAAGGGAGAAGGATATTTCTGTGGCGGATATAGGTTGTCATACGCTGGGATTTTTGGAGCCGTACAAGGTTGGTCAAATCCTGCTGTCCATGGGGCATTCAACCGGTACTGCTTCCGGTTTGAGTATGTTCAATAAAGATAGGAAAGTTGTGGCATTCCTTGGTGATTCAACGTTCTTCCACGCCGGATTGCCTGGAATTATCAACGCTGTCTTTAACAAACACAACTTTACACTCGTTGTGATGGAGAACGGAACAACGGCGATGACAGGCCATCAAGACCATCCTGGAAAAGCTATTAAAATAAGGCAGATACTTGAAGCCATAGGGGTTAAACACATCTGGGAAGTTGACACGTACCAGCAAGATAAACTCGAAGAAATCCTAAAGACTGCGCTCGAAACACCGGAATTCAACGTGGTAATAGCCAAGCATCCATGTATGTTGAAATTCACAAGGGAAAGGCGGAGAAAAGGCATTATAAAAGTACCGCAGATGAAGGTAACGAACAGATGCACACTAGCTGGTGTTTGTATCACGAAATTCGCATGTCCTTCGTTCCAAAGAGCCGATGATGGAAGCATCTTTGTTCACGAAGACCTATGCATCGGTGATGGTTCTTGTATGGTTGTCTGTCCATCAGGCGCTTTGGAATTTGAAAAGATTGAAACAGGTGGTGGTGCAAAATGA